In a single window of the Terriglobus roseus genome:
- a CDS encoding DUF4112 domain-containing protein has product MAPMSEPEILRPRIRAGSELFSDRNLDLLSHLLDDFLRIPGTQIRFGLDGIVGLIPGVGDIIGAMASWIIILAAWLRGVPRVTLARMLANVAIETIIGTVPVLGDAFDIAWKANRRNFALLERSMGAVPHYTADPALGTGFGAGAASAQTRIGTTPQQQKKHRFSDWMFLFWLFFGMLCLLAIPLALLAYVAGKFFAMGAHR; this is encoded by the coding sequence ATGGCACCGATGTCCGAACCCGAAATTCTTCGCCCACGCATCCGCGCCGGCTCCGAGCTGTTCAGCGACCGCAATCTGGATCTGCTGTCGCACCTGCTCGACGACTTTCTACGCATCCCCGGCACGCAGATCCGCTTCGGGCTGGACGGTATCGTCGGCCTGATTCCGGGCGTGGGCGACATCATCGGCGCCATGGCGTCGTGGATCATCATCCTGGCGGCGTGGCTGCGCGGTGTGCCGCGGGTGACGCTGGCGCGCATGCTGGCGAACGTGGCGATTGAGACGATCATTGGTACCGTTCCCGTTCTGGGCGATGCGTTCGACATTGCGTGGAAGGCCAATCGGCGCAACTTCGCTCTGCTGGAGCGGTCGATGGGCGCGGTGCCGCATTACACGGCGGACCCTGCCTTAGGCACGGGATTCGGTGCAGGTGCGGCGAGCGCGCAGACGCGAATCGGAACAACGCCTCAGCAGCAGAAGAAGCACCGGTTCTCTGACTGGATGTTCCTGTTCTGGCTGTTCTTCGGCATGCTGTGCCTGCTGGCCATCCCGCTGGCATTGCTGGCGTACGTGGCTGGGAAGTTCTTTGCCATGGGTGCGCATCGGTAG
- a CDS encoding HD domain-containing protein — MSRPNQDWRAALIERIRIEALPPEKFSHQARLYAVARDLADAGTDPVEDDVLFGAAWVHDLGVFTGHRPADPEQLKQWDSTAYTVAHAGAVLLECGFPADKIPAAIECIRTHEGHGSPTTPEGIVLRDADLLEQLGAVAVMRTTAKIAQDTRFITFADAAGSLRRALDSVPGLIHLAAAQAMAEPRILILREFLEALEAESGGLLR; from the coding sequence ATGAGCCGACCAAACCAGGACTGGCGTGCTGCGCTGATTGAGCGCATTCGCATTGAGGCGTTGCCACCGGAGAAGTTTTCGCATCAGGCCCGGCTGTATGCGGTGGCTCGCGACCTTGCCGACGCAGGCACCGATCCCGTCGAGGACGATGTCCTCTTCGGAGCTGCGTGGGTGCACGATCTAGGTGTCTTCACGGGCCACAGACCCGCCGATCCGGAACAGTTGAAGCAGTGGGATTCGACGGCCTATACCGTTGCACATGCGGGTGCTGTGCTGCTGGAGTGTGGCTTCCCTGCAGACAAGATTCCCGCGGCGATTGAGTGTATTCGGACGCATGAGGGCCATGGATCGCCGACGACACCAGAGGGCATCGTTCTGCGGGATGCGGATCTGCTGGAGCAGTTGGGCGCCGTGGCAGTGATGCGGACGACCGCGAAGATCGCGCAGGACACACGCTTCATCACCTTCGCCGATGCTGCCGGCTCTTTGCGGCGGGCTTTGGATTCCGTGCCCGGGCTAATTCATCTGGCTGCGGCGCAGGCGATGGCGGAGCCTCGAATCCTGATCTTGCGGGAGTTTCTCGAGGCTTTGGAGGCTGAGTCTGGCGGCCTGCTTCGCTGA
- a CDS encoding c-type cytochrome domain-containing protein, translated as MPLATSNRILPLALAAITVTLLGCGPAAEPPPTFHPSTPAEAAALNHFDTAVKPVLRQNCYRCHAGMNHKGGFNLSTRELLLKGGESDKVVVVPGHPEQSLLLQLIKHQGPAGPNGHPGPMPPKGQLSSDEIAAISKWIADGAVMDR; from the coding sequence ATGCCACTTGCCACGTCCAACCGAATCCTCCCGCTGGCGCTCGCGGCCATCACCGTCACCCTTCTCGGCTGCGGCCCTGCAGCGGAACCGCCACCGACCTTCCATCCGTCGACACCTGCGGAAGCAGCAGCGCTTAACCACTTCGACACGGCCGTGAAGCCAGTGTTGCGGCAGAACTGCTATCGCTGCCATGCCGGTATGAACCACAAGGGCGGCTTCAACCTGTCCACACGCGAACTGCTGCTCAAAGGTGGCGAAAGCGACAAGGTGGTCGTCGTCCCAGGCCACCCGGAACAAAGCCTGCTGCTGCAACTGATCAAGCACCAGGGGCCAGCCGGCCCCAACGGCCACCCTGGCCCCATGCCGCCCAAAGGACAGCTTTCATCAGACGAGATCGCCGCCATCAGCAAATGGATCGCCGACGGCGCAGTGATGGACCGGTAG
- a CDS encoding DUF5715 family protein, giving the protein MFDSPRPATGMSATPYGSAHRLPVRAIALALAATLLPCAALAATRHAAAPSHAKAVPARHAAAVPVARPARGRAIAAAPAKGHHGNAELARAEASTSRTPSRSSRHMTPAESRRAAADARREAAAEAAAEAAPVRRSGRNAVAGRLAASHAPAERGTPDPSPAARSRRAAVAETRMPAPAKAPEESAADRAMQDRVHAWYQSHGLAMPAAPAPSAPAAEKPVKAVRPAGRVTVADSEDAGSDDGTAAPIVRMIAPTAKPRTVAHTSPAPDLSPEPRKATVADFDRALQQKNQAIRAAAVEAQAHTTADDDAAEASTQIPGTAPTERVALPFTHGDLLTASATSGDLPLRQATLTTPKSENPDKHLNKHTDADVLENSADALTATDGKRPNVRAISEQTAMAPTQKLQLPKPIAMAHGATPAVSAVNAAGKKQQVDPQTVAGLTDETFDDNSDPITTARSAVTMAAKSFKTAPVSDLDDDAMRATTSTVKVNLYNDRGKLMMIPAMKGTHEILVHQNQMAVADGLDRIEDDDQLLDMRRYKLLVALPDNEALQVDDRLPSNRRYARPWSVRFLNDLSRAHYTRFGTPLIVTSAARTVEFQKRLVRINGNAAPPTGDIASPHLYGQAVDIAKHGMSVTEIAWMRAYLTPVETEGKIDVEEEFQQACFHISIYRRYLGLPARKHTTPADPLPERTLQQVKATPDPVQKHRRLPTSILATGLR; this is encoded by the coding sequence ATGTTTGATTCTCCGCGGCCGGCCACTGGCATGTCCGCAACCCCATACGGATCCGCTCACCGCCTGCCCGTGCGCGCGATAGCGCTGGCGCTTGCAGCAACACTGCTGCCCTGCGCTGCTCTCGCTGCCACACGGCACGCAGCGGCACCCTCGCATGCGAAGGCTGTTCCCGCTCGCCATGCGGCGGCTGTGCCGGTTGCAAGGCCAGCACGCGGCCGTGCGATTGCTGCTGCCCCGGCCAAAGGTCACCATGGCAACGCCGAACTGGCGCGTGCCGAGGCTTCAACTTCTCGCACCCCTTCCAGGTCTTCCCGCCACATGACACCGGCCGAGAGCCGCCGCGCCGCCGCCGACGCACGTCGCGAGGCGGCAGCGGAAGCCGCGGCTGAGGCCGCACCGGTTCGCCGGTCCGGCCGCAATGCAGTTGCCGGGCGCCTGGCAGCGTCCCATGCGCCCGCCGAGCGCGGAACCCCTGATCCAAGCCCCGCGGCTCGCAGCCGTCGTGCCGCAGTGGCGGAGACGCGCATGCCGGCGCCGGCCAAGGCACCGGAAGAATCAGCGGCAGACCGCGCCATGCAGGATCGCGTCCACGCCTGGTACCAGTCGCATGGCCTGGCGATGCCGGCAGCGCCCGCACCTTCAGCACCCGCAGCAGAAAAGCCTGTGAAGGCCGTGCGTCCGGCAGGCCGCGTCACCGTTGCCGATTCCGAGGATGCCGGTTCGGATGATGGCACTGCGGCGCCGATCGTTCGCATGATTGCCCCGACGGCGAAACCCAGGACGGTTGCGCACACCAGCCCCGCACCGGATCTCTCTCCCGAGCCACGCAAGGCGACGGTTGCCGACTTTGATCGTGCCCTGCAGCAGAAAAATCAAGCCATACGGGCCGCTGCCGTTGAGGCGCAGGCGCACACCACCGCTGACGATGATGCCGCGGAGGCTTCCACCCAGATCCCCGGTACCGCTCCGACCGAACGTGTCGCGCTGCCGTTTACGCATGGCGATCTGCTGACGGCTTCGGCGACCTCTGGCGACCTACCGCTGCGGCAAGCGACTCTGACGACGCCGAAGTCTGAGAATCCGGACAAGCATCTGAACAAGCACACGGATGCCGATGTGCTTGAGAACTCTGCCGATGCACTGACTGCGACAGACGGCAAGCGGCCGAACGTGCGTGCCATCTCTGAGCAGACTGCGATGGCCCCGACGCAGAAGCTGCAACTGCCAAAGCCGATCGCCATGGCTCACGGAGCGACACCCGCGGTAAGCGCCGTGAACGCCGCCGGCAAGAAGCAGCAGGTGGATCCGCAGACCGTCGCCGGCCTGACCGACGAGACCTTTGACGACAACAGCGACCCCATTACAACGGCTCGCAGTGCTGTGACAATGGCCGCGAAGTCCTTCAAAACGGCCCCCGTTTCCGATCTGGATGACGACGCGATGCGTGCGACGACTTCAACCGTAAAGGTCAACCTGTATAACGACCGCGGCAAGCTGATGATGATCCCCGCGATGAAGGGGACGCACGAGATCCTGGTGCATCAGAACCAGATGGCCGTTGCCGATGGCCTGGACCGCATTGAAGACGATGATCAGTTGCTGGACATGCGCCGGTACAAGCTGCTGGTGGCGTTGCCGGACAACGAGGCGTTGCAGGTCGACGATCGCCTGCCTTCGAACCGTCGTTATGCGCGGCCGTGGTCGGTGCGCTTCCTGAACGACCTTTCGCGTGCGCACTACACACGCTTTGGTACGCCGCTGATTGTCACCAGCGCGGCGCGCACCGTGGAGTTTCAGAAGCGGCTGGTCCGCATCAACGGCAACGCCGCACCGCCGACGGGCGATATCGCCTCACCGCACCTTTACGGTCAGGCTGTCGACATTGCCAAGCACGGCATGAGCGTGACGGAGATTGCGTGGATGCGGGCGTACCTGACGCCGGTTGAGACCGAGGGCAAGATCGATGTGGAGGAAGAGTTCCAGCAGGCCTGCTTCCACATCAGCATCTATCGCCGCTACCTGGGCCTGCCCGCACGCAAGCACACCACGCCCGCAGATCCACTGCCGGAACGCACGCTGCAACAGGTGAAGGCGACGCCCGATCCGGTGCAGAAGCACCGTCGCCTGCCGACGTCGATTCTTGCGACCGGTCTGCGATAG
- a CDS encoding YIP1 family protein has translation MLVDRKGTAEAVPFRTLQSSFTDVAHPTFKNFLVAMWNGGARIAAINTGARAVTDAAFPAAATYVDLPPAGPRDAYDGQPALTSVERVTNTFFSPTETFADLRRSQSWWLPFVLVVLFSYLFSGVAVTRIGLPALAASAIHNNPTQNQRYQDASPEQRAQTMTGTRVVMGIVLSSFVLTVPLFCAIFALLLWVGFNFILGGSGTFKGMFAVAMFASLPGILRSLLIIGLMFAGDRDSFNINDPIGTNPGFYMGADSSAFLKSALSSVDLFSLWTLALVAIGGAIVARVKVKNGVTMVFAAWLIFVLLKSAAAAAMS, from the coding sequence ATGCTAGTTGATCGAAAGGGCACAGCGGAAGCTGTGCCCTTTCGCACGCTCCAGTCTTCCTTCACGGACGTAGCGCACCCGACGTTCAAGAATTTTCTTGTGGCGATGTGGAACGGCGGCGCTAGAATCGCTGCCATCAACACAGGAGCGCGCGCCGTGACCGATGCCGCCTTTCCCGCTGCTGCTACTTATGTGGATCTGCCCCCGGCAGGCCCGCGCGATGCGTACGATGGTCAGCCCGCGTTGACCTCTGTCGAACGCGTGACCAATACCTTCTTTTCACCCACCGAAACATTCGCCGACCTGCGCCGCAGCCAGTCCTGGTGGCTGCCGTTTGTTCTCGTCGTGCTGTTCAGCTACCTGTTTAGCGGTGTCGCGGTAACGCGCATTGGACTGCCTGCGCTGGCTGCCAGCGCCATCCATAACAATCCCACGCAGAACCAGCGCTATCAGGACGCGAGCCCCGAACAACGTGCGCAGACGATGACCGGAACGCGGGTGGTGATGGGGATTGTGCTGTCTTCCTTTGTGCTGACGGTGCCACTGTTCTGTGCGATCTTTGCGTTGCTGTTGTGGGTGGGGTTCAACTTCATTCTGGGTGGGAGCGGCACTTTCAAAGGCATGTTTGCCGTGGCGATGTTCGCGTCACTGCCGGGCATTTTGCGATCGTTGCTGATCATCGGATTGATGTTCGCAGGTGACCGCGACAGCTTCAACATCAACGATCCCATCGGTACCAATCCGGGCTTCTACATGGGCGCGGACAGTTCGGCGTTTCTGAAGTCGGCGCTGTCCTCGGTGGACCTCTTCTCTCTGTGGACGCTTGCGCTCGTGGCGATCGGCGGAGCCATCGTCGCTCGCGTGAAGGTGAAGAACGGTGTGACGATGGTCTTTGCCGCGTGGCTGATCTTCGTCCTGCTGAAGTCGGCTGCGGCTGCGGCGATGAGTTAG
- a CDS encoding YheT family hydrolase: MDASTPFHPRRWLSNGHLQTIVGNFLPRTDRLPPASTELIPAPLPTEMQALPEAVALDRALPTRLLCHCHWQPDADDAVTVVLVHGLEGSSYSQYVIGNANKLYAAGCNVVRMNMRNCGGTDALSPTLYHSGLSGDAKAVLQWLIQRGCRRIALAGYSMGGNLVLKAAGELATGVPDALIGVVAVSPPMDLGDSADALHHWSNRVYEQRFLRNLLKRYRRKVQLYPEVFDGARADRVNSIRDFDQLVMTPYCGFTGADDYYTRAAAARVVDRIAVPTLVLHACDDPFIRLSASTREKLRANRHVTLLEPAHGGHCAFLEQPTENYDGYWAEKMLLQFVRTCAAATATRERVPAC, from the coding sequence TTGGACGCCTCGACTCCATTTCATCCGCGACGCTGGCTTTCGAACGGCCACCTGCAGACCATCGTGGGCAACTTCCTGCCGCGCACGGACCGTCTGCCGCCTGCATCGACTGAGCTGATCCCTGCTCCGTTGCCGACGGAGATGCAGGCGCTGCCCGAGGCGGTCGCGCTGGATCGCGCGCTGCCCACGCGACTGCTGTGCCACTGCCACTGGCAGCCCGACGCAGACGATGCAGTGACGGTTGTGCTGGTGCACGGTCTTGAGGGTTCGTCTTACTCGCAGTACGTCATTGGTAACGCGAACAAGCTGTACGCCGCGGGCTGTAACGTGGTGCGGATGAACATGCGCAACTGCGGCGGAACGGACGCGCTCTCCCCTACCCTGTATCACTCCGGCTTGAGCGGCGATGCGAAAGCGGTGCTGCAGTGGCTGATCCAGCGTGGCTGCCGCCGCATTGCACTGGCGGGGTACAGCATGGGCGGCAACCTGGTGCTGAAGGCAGCGGGCGAGCTCGCGACGGGTGTTCCAGATGCGCTGATCGGTGTCGTCGCCGTTTCGCCACCGATGGATCTGGGAGACAGCGCGGACGCCCTGCACCACTGGTCGAACCGTGTCTATGAGCAGCGGTTTCTGCGTAACCTGCTGAAGCGTTATCGTCGCAAGGTGCAGCTGTATCCCGAGGTCTTTGATGGGGCTCGCGCAGACAGGGTGAATTCGATCCGGGATTTCGATCAACTGGTGATGACACCCTACTGTGGGTTCACGGGCGCGGATGATTACTACACACGCGCGGCAGCTGCCCGTGTTGTCGACCGGATTGCCGTGCCGACGCTGGTGCTGCACGCGTGCGATGATCCCTTCATCCGCCTAAGCGCCTCCACACGCGAGAAGCTCCGCGCCAACCGCCACGTCACTCTGTTAGAGCCGGCGCATGGCGGACACTGCGCCTTTCTGGAGCAGCCAACCGAAAATTACGATGGGTATTGGGCGGAGAAGATGCTGCTGCAGTTTGTGCGGACATGCGCGGCCGCGACCGCCACGAGGGAACGAGTACCGGCATGTTGA
- a CDS encoding nuclear transport factor 2 family protein, whose protein sequence is MLTRSVLLFSLLVPALTLHAQDVDAKRKLGMAGQALGRALATHDQVALEKLWSPQMIVNGPNNTVLTRAEIFEGMKNGLLDYEAGYKTTVEKAEFIGDVAVTMGEDSYTPAFGPDKGRLLHRRSTNVWQYTDGNWIMIARQATIYDPAVKHY, encoded by the coding sequence ATGCTGACGCGCAGTGTTCTTCTGTTCTCGTTGCTGGTACCCGCTCTGACCTTGCATGCCCAGGATGTAGACGCTAAACGCAAGTTAGGGATGGCTGGTCAGGCCCTTGGCAGGGCACTTGCGACACACGACCAAGTTGCACTCGAAAAGCTATGGTCACCCCAGATGATCGTCAACGGTCCAAACAATACCGTGCTCACGCGCGCCGAGATCTTCGAGGGCATGAAAAACGGCCTGCTCGATTACGAGGCTGGCTACAAGACCACGGTCGAGAAGGCCGAGTTCATCGGCGACGTCGCTGTCACCATGGGCGAGGATAGCTACACGCCTGCGTTTGGCCCGGACAAAGGCAGGCTGCTGCATCGCCGCTCCACCAACGTCTGGCAGTACACCGATGGCAACTGGATAATGATCGCGCGTCAGGCCACGATCTATGATCCTGCCGTGAAGCACTACTGA
- a CDS encoding FtsX-like permease family protein, whose amino-acid sequence MSALGMALPVMMILTLAGTTVDPTSHPNKVLIVIRLTVVAMAWLTTGAAALFMTFHRFSEVRERTRQFGILRMLGGSFSLILLLLLQETLLVAVPGTIAGIFLAYLNGLLISAALGDLFVLHTPYSFWLPAGMIAAGIYFAAGYIAAWMAVRIDVLKALAYEE is encoded by the coding sequence TTGAGCGCCCTGGGGATGGCCTTGCCGGTCATGATGATACTGACCCTGGCGGGGACAACCGTGGATCCGACCAGCCATCCTAACAAGGTCCTTATTGTGATTCGTTTAACTGTTGTGGCCATGGCTTGGCTTACCACTGGAGCAGCAGCGCTCTTTATGACGTTCCATCGATTCTCCGAAGTGCGGGAGCGGACGCGGCAATTCGGAATTCTGCGGATGTTAGGTGGATCGTTCTCCCTTATCCTGCTCCTTCTTCTGCAGGAAACCCTCCTCGTGGCGGTTCCGGGAACGATCGCTGGTATCTTTCTTGCTTACCTGAATGGCTTGCTGATTTCAGCTGCACTTGGCGATCTCTTCGTGTTGCACACACCGTACAGCTTTTGGCTACCCGCTGGAATGATCGCTGCCGGGATCTACTTTGCCGCTGGTTACATCGCTGCATGGATGGCTGTTCGAATCGATGTGCTCAAGGCATTGGCATACGAGGAATAA
- a CDS encoding GGDEF domain-containing protein, whose translation MSNTLVQFLLLVTIFLLSASVLVVQRIRDTTKKEGLKLAWAALGGFLFLSGMGCFGFLYTNQTEGAGHYEDSLIACTLLASAVFVLGVCFVSLLTAKDLARIDGLERAAFFDPLTRLFTRGRIDTLLDIECERSRFGVTQLSVLLLDIDNFKTINDTLGHRAGDSVLEEVGRILKKAVEPPNVIGRYGGEEFLIVAPNTSSALAERHAENIRAKVARATVKVEGKVVPLTVSIGVASNSVFRRGSSDLVAAADTAMYAAKQRGRNRVVIADELDEPITRLRKTYA comes from the coding sequence ATGTCCAATACCCTTGTCCAATTTCTTCTCTTAGTGACCATCTTCCTGTTGTCCGCTTCCGTCCTCGTAGTTCAGCGCATTCGAGATACCACCAAGAAAGAGGGATTGAAGTTGGCATGGGCCGCCCTGGGAGGCTTTCTATTCCTTTCGGGCATGGGCTGCTTCGGCTTCCTTTACACAAACCAGACGGAAGGCGCGGGCCACTATGAGGACTCGCTCATCGCTTGCACTCTGTTGGCGTCGGCAGTGTTCGTGCTGGGTGTCTGTTTCGTCTCACTCCTCACGGCGAAGGATCTCGCACGCATCGACGGCCTGGAGAGGGCGGCTTTCTTTGATCCGCTGACAAGGCTCTTCACACGCGGTCGAATCGACACGCTGCTCGATATCGAGTGTGAGCGAAGCAGGTTTGGAGTCACGCAGCTATCGGTCTTGCTTCTGGACATCGACAACTTCAAAACAATCAACGACACCTTGGGTCATCGGGCGGGAGACAGCGTGCTCGAAGAGGTGGGGCGTATTTTGAAGAAGGCTGTTGAGCCACCGAATGTCATCGGCCGGTATGGCGGAGAAGAGTTCCTGATCGTCGCGCCGAACACGTCATCCGCACTCGCCGAACGCCACGCGGAGAATATTCGGGCCAAGGTCGCACGTGCGACAGTGAAGGTCGAAGGCAAGGTCGTTCCATTGACCGTGAGCATCGGCGTCGCAAGTAACTCAGTCTTTCGCAGAGGCTCCAGCGACCTTGTCGCAGCGGCTGACACCGCAATGTACGCCGCAAAGCAACGCGGCCGCAATCGGGTCGTCATCGCCGATGAACTCGACGAACCAATCACAAGACTCAGGAAGACTTACGCCTGA
- the poxB gene encoding ubiquinone-dependent pyruvate dehydrogenase, whose translation MWKKEPLAKVADVFVETLLKAGVKRVYGVAGDSLNGFTDAIRSHDGIEWQMVRHEEVAAFAAGGESQISGQLTVCAGSCGPGNLHLINGLHDCHRSRVPVLAIAAQIPSAEMGTNYFQETHPEQIFLSCSDFCEVISTPEQVPRVLAIAMRTAIAKRCVAVVVIPGDILTKLASSPAIDLGIAGPAGSVLPPASALASAAKLLNESKKITILAGAGCADARTEVLALAEVLQAPMITALRGKEYLEYDNPYFVGLNGLIGMPSAYRAMQDCDTLLMLGTDFPYSQFYPEGIKVIQIDLRGEQLGRRTRIDVGLIGDVKHTLWALTPLLTKHKSSHLKDAVKHFQKVRKELDERAVGEPGKSPIHPQYLTKCISDLAAEDAVFLCDVGTPTTWSARYLKMNGKRRLIGSFNHGTMANAMPQSIGVQSAERDRQVVTLSGDGGISMLLGDLLTLRQLDLPVKVIVFNNGALGFVEQEMKAAGVETYATEFKPTNFATIASGAGIRAWRVETPEQVIPALREAFAHPGPAVIDAVVARQELSLPPTITLAQAAGFNLYMLKAMLHGDGHEVLDMAKTNLWR comes from the coding sequence ATGTGGAAGAAAGAACCCCTCGCCAAAGTCGCCGACGTCTTCGTAGAAACACTTCTGAAAGCAGGCGTCAAACGCGTCTACGGCGTAGCCGGTGACTCGCTCAATGGCTTCACGGATGCCATCCGTTCCCACGACGGCATTGAGTGGCAGATGGTTCGACACGAAGAAGTTGCCGCTTTCGCCGCCGGTGGCGAGTCGCAGATCAGCGGCCAGTTAACCGTCTGCGCCGGTAGCTGCGGCCCCGGAAATCTTCACCTCATCAATGGTCTGCACGACTGTCATCGCAGCCGCGTGCCGGTCCTTGCCATAGCCGCACAGATTCCAAGCGCCGAGATGGGCACCAACTACTTTCAGGAGACGCACCCGGAACAGATCTTCCTGAGTTGCTCGGACTTCTGTGAGGTGATCTCAACGCCCGAGCAGGTGCCGCGCGTGCTTGCCATTGCCATGCGCACCGCCATCGCAAAGCGATGTGTTGCGGTCGTCGTCATCCCTGGAGACATCCTTACCAAACTCGCATCGTCTCCCGCCATCGACCTCGGCATCGCCGGTCCTGCAGGCTCCGTTCTGCCACCCGCGTCCGCCCTCGCAAGCGCAGCAAAGTTACTGAATGAGTCGAAGAAGATCACCATCCTCGCCGGAGCCGGCTGTGCAGACGCTCGTACGGAAGTACTTGCGTTGGCCGAGGTGCTGCAGGCGCCCATGATCACCGCGCTGCGCGGCAAAGAGTATCTCGAGTATGACAATCCCTACTTCGTCGGACTCAACGGCCTTATCGGTATGCCCTCCGCATATCGCGCCATGCAGGACTGTGACACGCTGCTGATGCTCGGCACGGACTTCCCTTATTCGCAGTTCTATCCGGAAGGCATCAAGGTCATTCAGATCGACTTACGAGGCGAACAGCTTGGCCGTCGTACCAGGATCGATGTCGGTCTCATCGGCGATGTGAAGCACACTCTTTGGGCCCTGACGCCGCTGCTGACAAAACATAAGAGCAGCCACCTGAAAGACGCCGTCAAGCACTTTCAGAAGGTTCGGAAAGAACTCGATGAGCGTGCAGTGGGCGAGCCCGGAAAGTCTCCCATCCACCCGCAGTATCTGACGAAGTGCATCAGCGATCTCGCCGCTGAAGACGCGGTCTTCCTCTGCGACGTCGGCACGCCCACCACGTGGTCCGCGCGCTACCTGAAGATGAATGGCAAGCGTCGCCTCATTGGCAGCTTCAACCACGGCACCATGGCCAACGCCATGCCGCAATCGATTGGCGTCCAGTCTGCGGAGCGAGATCGCCAGGTGGTGACACTCTCCGGCGATGGTGGCATCTCCATGCTGCTCGGAGACCTGCTCACGCTGCGGCAGCTTGATCTCCCCGTGAAGGTCATCGTCTTCAACAATGGCGCACTCGGCTTCGTGGAGCAGGAAATGAAGGCGGCCGGCGTCGAAACGTACGCCACCGAATTCAAGCCGACAAACTTCGCCACCATCGCATCCGGCGCAGGCATACGCGCCTGGCGTGTCGAAACCCCGGAACAGGTCATCCCCGCGCTTCGGGAAGCCTTCGCCCATCCTGGCCCCGCCGTCATCGATGCAGTGGTCGCTCGCCAGGAACTCTCACTGCCGCCCACCATTACGCTCGCCCAGGCCGCCGGCTTCAACCTCTACATGTTGAAGGCCATGCTGCACGGCGACGGCCACGAGGTGCTCGACATGGCGAAAACGAACCTCTGGAGATAG
- a CDS encoding LLM class flavin-dependent oxidoreductase, protein MPSKPLRFGYWMPVFGGWLRNVEDEGMEASWAYTKKLAQRSEQIGFDLSLVAELNLNDIKGVDAPSLDAWSTAAALAAVTESIELMVAVRPTFHSPALFAKQAANIDGISNGRLALNVVSSWWQEEAKMYGVDFEQHDDRYGRTSEWLDVVNALWTQPSYSHDGRYYKTENTVLQPKPVRSPRPPIYAGGESEAAKNLIAQKCDAYVMHGDSPEHIAKKIEDMRERRERFSLGPMQFGVAGYSFTRDSDAEVKTEMDRITDVKSNAKGFANYQQWLQGTQLEQSMSLQEYSVSNRGLRSGLTGTPAEVQDQVGRFAEAGVDLLLLQFSPQLEEMERFSDSVMQPLGA, encoded by the coding sequence GTGCCATCTAAACCGCTGCGTTTCGGTTACTGGATGCCGGTCTTCGGCGGATGGCTTCGCAACGTGGAAGACGAAGGCATGGAGGCAAGCTGGGCCTATACGAAAAAACTGGCCCAGCGCAGCGAACAGATCGGCTTCGATCTAAGCCTTGTTGCGGAACTGAACCTGAATGACATCAAGGGTGTCGACGCGCCCAGTCTCGACGCATGGTCGACTGCAGCGGCTCTCGCAGCTGTAACAGAATCGATCGAGTTGATGGTGGCGGTTCGCCCCACCTTCCACTCACCCGCGCTGTTCGCGAAGCAGGCCGCGAACATCGACGGCATCAGCAACGGCCGGCTGGCATTGAATGTTGTCTCCTCCTGGTGGCAGGAGGAGGCAAAGATGTATGGCGTGGATTTCGAGCAGCACGACGATCGGTACGGTCGTACCTCCGAATGGCTCGACGTGGTGAACGCGCTGTGGACGCAGCCGAGTTACTCGCACGATGGCCGCTACTACAAGACGGAAAACACCGTGCTGCAACCAAAACCCGTGCGCTCGCCTCGTCCGCCTATCTACGCAGGAGGAGAGTCGGAAGCAGCCAAAAATCTCATCGCACAGAAGTGTGACGCCTATGTCATGCACGGCGACTCTCCCGAGCACATTGCAAAGAAGATCGAAGACATGCGCGAGCGCCGGGAGCGCTTCAGCCTAGGACCCATGCAGTTCGGCGTCGCAGGCTACTCCTTCACGCGGGATTCCGACGCGGAAGTGAAGACGGAGATGGACCGCATCACCGATGTAAAGAGCAACGCGAAAGGCTTTGCCAACTACCAGCAATGGTTGCAGGGCACGCAGCTCGAACAGAGCATGTCACTGCAGGAATACTCCGTGTCCAACCGTGGCCTTCGCTCCGGACTTACCGGAACACCGGCAGAAGTACAGGATCAGGTCGGTCGCTTTGCCGAAGCCGGCGTGGACCTGCTGCTGTTGCAGTTCAGCCCGCAGTTGGAAGAGATGGAGCGGTTCAGCGATTCAGTCATGCAGCCATTGGGCGCCTGA